AAGGCATTCATCCGCAAGGAAGACATGCATGACTGGTACGGTGACTTCGTGACCAATGCACTTGCCATGATCCGCCATCGCAAGCTGGAATATGATGTCATCAACTCCCACTACTGGGATGCAGGTGTTGCGGGCCAGAAGATCGCCGAGGAACTGCAGGTTCCCCATATCCACACGCCGCATTCATTGGGCTGGTGGAAACAGCATGACATGGCCGGGGCGGGGGCCGAGGAAATGGCCGGGTATCGCTTCGAGGAGCGGATACAGAAGGAATTCGTGCTCTATCGCAATTGCGATCACGTCATCGCCACGACAGAGCAGCAAACAGACCTGATCGTTGAACACTACCAGATGCCGCGGGATCACATCACAATGATCCCGCCGGGCATCGACGAAGGCCGTTTCACGCCGGCGACACCGGACAATGTCGCCTCTGCGCGTCGCAAGCACGATTTTCGCGAGACGGACATCTATGTTGTCGGGCGTGCGGCCGAGAACAAGGGGTATGATCTGGTCATTGAGGCCCTGCCGAGCCTGTTGAAGCTGCAGCCGGATGCGCGGCTGGTGCTTGCTGCCGGGGCGAATTCGCAAAGTGACAAGGCGCTTCTGGCGCAGTGGAAGCAGGTCGCTGCAGAAAAGGGCGTCTCGGACGCGATCAGCTGGCGTGGCTATGTGGCGGATGAAGATCTGGCAGACTATTACCGCGGTCCGGGGATCTTTGCGCTGCCATCGCGCTATGAACCCTTCGGCATGACGGCCGTGGAGGCCATGGCCTGCGGCACGCCCACGGTCGTGACCATCCACGGGGGCCTGTTCGAGCAGATCGAGTTTGGCCGCCATGCCCTGGTTGCCGATCCGAAGCGCCCGGACGAGTTCGCTGCCATGCTGAACATGCCGATGCAATACTCATGGCTGCGTGAGAAGCTTTCCGTTGAAGGAGCCCGCTTCGCCCGGCGTGTCTTCGGCTGGACGGGGATCGCCCGCCGGACGTTGCAAGTGTTCGAGCACTTCAAGGGCCGCTACGATGATCTCAGGACCGATGACATCATGCTGGGGTAGAAGACACGGGCGAGCGTTCAGATGTCATTGGGCTCAGGGGAAACCTGTTCTGTCCCGAAACCGTATTCTTCGACCCGTATGGGGGACCTTCTTCGACAGATCGAAGGGCTGGTTCAGCTTGCGTTCAGGTGGAATTGAATACACCTTGCACAAGACTTCGTGAGCAGAACCGGAATCACCATCGTGAAACAGATTGTCGCCTTTTTCGTATTGATCTTTGCCCTGATCACGCCCGCCCAGGCTGCATGCCTGTCGCAGGGAGAAGCCCAGCAGGTTGTGGCAAGCGGCAAGGCGGCGACATTTGGCGCCGTGCGCGGCCGCGTCAAGGGGGAGGTCCTCAAGGCTCAACTGTGCCAGCAGGGAGGCGGTTACGTCTACGTGGTTTCGGTCAAGAATGGTAGCAAGGTGACAACTGTCACAGTCAATGCCAGCAGATAACCTGTAAGGACGTCAGGTACCCGCTCATCCGTCGGAAGATCTCCGGTTTCAGCCCAGTTCATTGAAAAGTTTGACCTTATGCGCATCCTTGTTGTTGAAGACGATACCGACCTGAACCGCCAGCTTGTCACCGCGCTCGAAGAGGCGGGCTACGTGGTCGACAGTGCGACGGACGGCGAAGACGGCCATTTCCTGGGGGATACCGAACCCTATGACGCGGTCGTCCTCGATCTCGGCCTGCCGACGCTGGACGGTCTGTCGGTTCTGGAGAACTGGCGCCGGGACGGACGCACGATGCCGGTTCTCATTCTGACGGCGCGTGACCGCTGGTCGGACAAGGTCGCCGGCATCGATGCCGGTGCTGACGATTATGTCGCCAAGCCGTTTCACATGGAAGAGATCCTGGCGCGGGTGCGCGCCCTTGTCCGGCGTGCTGCTGGCCATGCGTCCAACGAACTCACTTGCGGGCCGGTTCGCCTTGACTTGCGGGCCGGCAAGGTCACCGTTGACGGCAGTTCCGTGAAGCTGACCTCGCATGAGTATCGGCTGCTGTCCTACCTCTTGCACCACCAGGGCAAGGTGATCTCCAGAACCGAGCTGACCGAGCATCTGTACGACCAGGATTTCGACCGTGATTCCAACACGGTGGAGGTGTTTGTCGGGCGGCTGCGCAAGAAGATCGGCTCCGACATGATCGAAACCATTCGCGGCCTCGGCTATCGCCTCGGAGCGGCGAGTGACGACTGACCCTACAGGAGAAGACGCGAACCGGACGGCAGCCCGGCCGCAGCGGTCACTTGCCACCCGTCTGGTCGTCGTGGCCGCGGTCTGGTCCATCATCGCCCTGGCCCTGGCCGGTGTGTTCCTGGTGAGCCTTTATCAGCGCTCGAGCGAGCGGGCGTTCGATGCCCAGCTCGACGTGCATATCAAGGCCCTCATTGCGGAGATGCTCGAAACCGACACGACGTTTGTAAAGGGTGTCGCCAAGACGACCGTCACGGAACCTACCTATCGTGGTGATCCGCGCTTCTCCTTGCCACTGTCAGGCTGGTACTGGACGGTTCGGGAAGGCGACAGCCAGGCCATTCTTTATGCCTCCGATTCACTTGTCGGCGATCCGTTGAACACACCGGCCATGGGCGAAGCGGAGGAAAGCGCAGGCTTTATTGCCGGGCCGACCGGAGATGAAATCCGTGTCCTGCAACAAAAGATTTCGATCGAGGAAACGCCCTATGTCATTGCGGTTGGTGCAGCGACGGCCGGGTTCTGGGCAGACATTTCCGAATTCGCCCGCCTCGTTACCCTGACCTTGTGCCTTGTCGGTCTCGGCCTGATCCTGGCAATCTTCTTTCAGGTCAAGGTCGGGCTGCGGCCACTGTTTCGCCTGAAGGCGTCGCTTGCGGCCGTGCGCCAGGGCGACGCTGACAAGATTGACGAGGCGCTGCCGCGGGAAATCGCACCCTTGGCTGTGGAGTTGAACGCCCTGATTGTCTCCAACAGGGAAATTGTCGAACGTGCCAGGACCCATGTCGGCAATCTGGCCCACGGTCTGAAGACGCCGCTCTCCGTGATTTCGAACGAGGCACGCGCCTCCGGAGGCCCCCTGGCGGAAAAGGTCTCCGAACAGGCAACGATCATGTCGACCCAGATCCAGCATCACCTGGAACGCGCACGCATGGCTGCACAGCGCCGGGTCATCGGGGTGTCCTGCGACACCGAGCCGGTTCTCGCCCGGCTGATTCGCGCCATGGGCAAGATCTATCGCGACAAGGGCATCGAGCCGGAGTTTCACCAGGCAACCTCCATCCGGTTTCGAGGCGAAGCCCAGGATCTTGAAGAGATGAGCGGCAATCTCATCGACAATGCCTGCAAATGGGCTGCCTCCCGGGTCCGTGTTCGGGTCGCTGCACTGGACGATCCCGCCACCAACCGGGACATGTTCGAGATCATTGTTGAAGACGACGGACCGGGACTGACCCCCGACCAGCGTGCCGAAGCCGTGAAACGCGGCCGCCGCCTTGATGAAACCGTCCCTGGTACCGGGCTGGGCCTGTCGATCGTGGCCGATCTGGCGGCGCTCTATGGCGGCAGTTTCACGCTTGACGGATCGGACCTGGGTGGATTGAAGGCCCGCCTGGTGCTTCCGGCCTTGCGCAGGGAATAGGGGATGGGAAATGGATCACGGGAGCGTCTGTTGACCGGACTGTGATAGAATGTGACGCAGATCACAGGAATAAAGGCTAGGTTGTGGCCAAGTTCGGCCACAAATTGAAAATATCACTGATTCACCCACCGGCATCGCCGGTCCAAACACCCATTGGGAGCTGTTCAGCATGCCATTGCGCGGTGCCACATGTGTTGCTCTTGCCACGATCCTTGCCGGTTGTTCGATGACATCCGGTTCGAGGGATGCGGGCGGCTGGGGATCCTTTTTTGGCGACCCCAATGCAAATGTGTCCGGAACCGAAGCGAACACAGCGATATCGGTGCTTGTGAACAACGAGTTCGGCGACGCGCTGGACCCTTCGGACCGCAAGGCTGCCGAAGCGGCACAGGACCGGGCGCTGCGTGCACGGGGTGTCGGTGTGTCCGTCGCCTGGCAGAACGAGCGCACCGGGCGCAGCGGGCAGGTCAGGCCGGGGCCGGTCTATTTTGTCAATGACACCAGCTGCCGAGAATTTACCCATGAAATGGTGCTGAACGGCCGGGTCCTCAAGGCGCGGGGCGCCGCTTGCGAAACAGAACGTGGCAACTGGCAAGTGATTGGCTGAGCAGACGCCTGATCATTCAAAGGTCATTCAAATCTCTGCATTTTTTCTCAACACTTGTTTAAGTGTTACAGCGTTAATATTGCCGGGTTATCGATCGCGATGTTGACGCTGTGAATGACCTATTCGGACCAGCTTGAAACAAAACTGAAGAACTACCTGAGCAGCCTGAGCCCAAAAGCGGTTGAGGCCCTGGTTCGTAACCTTGAGCGGGCAAAGGTTCAAAAGGACGCCGACCCGCATATTCAGCTGATCCTGTCGGCGGCCGTCACCCTGTTGCGCAAGCCGCAGCCGGTCACACCCGATTTGCCGGGTGGGGACCAGCGGCGCGGCCAGATCCAGCGCATGTTCTTTGCGCCGCTCGACGATTTCCTCATCAACGAAATGCTGCCTCACCGCCAGGAAGGGCGCATTTACCGCGGTATGCTCGACCGTGTCTGGAAATGGCTCGGCAGGGACGTCATGGCTGCCGATGTGCGCATCGTTCTCGAGCAGGCCGGCAACGCCTCTGTCAGCGGTGAGCGCATCGACGCGCTGGTTCAGGCCCTGCGGACGCGCGCAGTGGAAGCCATTGGCGAAAAGCTGCATCGGGCCGAAGTCTCGGAAAAGGAACATCGCCGGATTGCCGCCGAGCTGGGTGGAGCCCGCGGCATGGCGGAGCTGAAGGACATTCAGAAGATCTTCGCGGCGGAACGCTGGCTGGTGCCGTTTCTGCAGACCATTCCGGAGCGGATCAACGAACACAGGCTGAAACGGGACACGGATGTCCTGCGTCTGGTCGACAAGTGTTCGACACGCTTTCCAGACCATGTCCCTGTCGTCGCCGCTGCTCTTGTGGAACGTGCCGACGCGCCGTCGGCCCTGTGTGCCTTTGCCGGTCGTCTCAACGGCGACAGCGACCCGAAAGCCATCGCGAACTCGCAATTCGCGCCGTTCGTCGATGTGGTAATGAGTGAAGCGGAGCGGTTGCAGATCCTTGCGCTGGAACATCGCAATCACAATCCGGATCCGGTTGCCTTTTCCCAGGCCCTGTCGGAATACCACCTGCTTGTCAGGGGCGTGGAACGCGACATGGATCTGTCGGTCACCGGCAAGTGGCACAAGCAGCTTGCGGAGACCAAGCGCAGCATTTCTAATGTTGTCACGCGTGAGCTCAACAGTGCGCATGGCAGCGTTCGCCGGGCCCTGCAAGTGCCGAAGTTCGACAAGAACGGTACGCTTCAGAAAGATCAGGTCGCAATTGACGACGCGGTCAGAGCCCTGCGGGTGGTCACAATGGTGCGCAATGCTTCCGAGACCTTCGCGGTGAACGAGATCGGCAAGCGGACGCGTCAGGCCGTTGAACAGACACTCGAAATCCTGACACGTTCGCTGATCACGGATATCGGCAAGGCCCGCGGACCGCAGATGGAGGCCCAGATGGCCGCCGCGGACGTCGCGATTCTGTTGTCTGAAATCTATTTCGGCGATGAATATGCGGCCCAGCTTCGCAGAAGCCGGCAGTCGGCAGTGTCCAAGGCCAACAAGGGGGCCGCGGAAACAGTTTCCAATCCGGAACGCAAACTGGTGGCGAACGCCCTCGGGCGCCGTTAGGGCGGACAAACGCAGCCGCGACCGCCGGTCACATCATAGCCTTCTTGCTTTTGCCGTCATTGAGCGTTCTATAGTGCGCTCATGGTATTTTGGATTCTGATAGCATGTCTGACGGCTCTGGCCGCCCTCTCGGTTCTGGTGCCGCTGGCGCGGAGCGGCCGCCAGCACACTGCCGAGGCAGCAAAGGCGGACGAGGCGGTCTATCGCGACCAGCTGAACGCCATCGAAACGGAACTTGAGCGCGGCTTCATTGATGCCGAGACTGCGGAAGCTGCGCGAACCGAAACAGCCCGTCGGCTTTTGGCTGCAAACCAGCGCGCGGCAGACGAACCCCGGCAATCTCATCAAGGTGCACGCCTGAGAGCGGCACAGGGCGTGGCGCTCCTTGTTCTCCCGGTTGCCGCCTGTGGCCTGTATCTGTTTCTCGGTTCTCCCGGCGAGCCCGACCAGCCGCTGCAGGCGCGTTTGTCCGCTCCTGCGGAAGGCCAGTCAGTCGACGTGCTGGTGGCGCGCGTTGAAAGACATCTTGCGAACGATCCGGAAGACGGCCAGGGATGGGCTGTCATTGCGCCCGTTTACCTCAGGCGCGGACAACCGGAAGCGTCGGCAAATGCCTATGCCAACGCATTGCGTCTGCTGGGACCCCGGCAGGACTGGCTGACCGACATGGGCGAGGCGATCACGATTGCGAACCGCGGTCTGGTGACTGCGGACGCGCGCCGGGCGTTTGAACAGGCTGTGGAGCTCGAGCCAACCGCTGTGAAACCCCGCTTCTTCCTTGCCATTGCGCTTGGCCAGGAAGGCCGCAAGGAAGACGCTGTGGCGGCCTGGCAGGCCTTGCTCGAGGGCGCGGATGAAACGGAAATCTGGGTGCCGGCAGCGCGCCAGGAACTGGCTGCACTCACCTGGCAGGGACCGGAAGGGGAGAGCCGACCTGGCTCTTCGCGGGAAGACATCGCCGCGGCCGGCGACATGACAGCGGAAGACCGCCAGGCCATGATCATGAACATGGTCGATGGTCTTGCGTCGCGTCTCGACAGTGACGGCGGCTCAGTGGAGGAATGGAACCGCCTGATCAACGCCTATATGGTGTTGGGCAACAAGCCGGAAGCCGAAGCGGCCCTTGCGAAGGCTCTAGCAGCCTACAAAGAAAGCCCGGAGCAATTGTCGGTGATCAAGGACGCGGCTGGTCAGCTCGGGTTATCTGGCTCTTGAAGACGAGCCGGACGGGTGCAAGTACCGGGGCGTCAGGATTGAATTTCGGACGGTTTGAAAAATGACACGCAAGCAAAGACGTTTGACACTTATCGGGTCTGCCGGTGCGGTTCTGGCGGTTGCGCTGGGCCTGATCCTGTTTGCCCTCAATGATCAGATCGTGTTTTTCCAGAGCCCCACCGATATCACGCAACAGGCGATCCCTGATGGCCAGCGGATCCGGCTTGGCGGGCTGGTCGAGGAAGGGTCGGTCGTGCGTTCGGACAATGCGGAAGTTCGGTTTCGGGTCACGGACACCGCCAACGCAGTGGCCGTCACCTACAAGGGCATCCTTCCGGACCTGTTCCGCGAGGGGCAGGGCGTTGTAACCGAGGGCATCATCGGGCCTGATGGGGTGTTTGTCGCCGACAGCGTCCTTGCCAAGCACGACGAAAACTACATGCCCAAGGAAGTTGCCGAAGCGCTCAAGGATCAAGGGCACTGGCAGGGCGGCGAAGAGACCGCTAATTAAGGCTTTAGACTGCTTGCAGGGGAATTGAGGGACGCGCATGATTGTCGAGTTCGGTCACTACGCTCTGGTGCTGGCATTTGCCCTGGCGCTGGTCCAGTCCGTTCTGCCCCTTTGGGGCGCGTTGTCGAAGGACGACCGGCTGATGGCGATCGCGCCACCTGTCTCCGTGACAATGTTCTTCCTTGTGCTTCTGTCCTTCGTCGCGCTGACGGCCGCTTATCTCAATTCCGACTTTTCGGTCCAGAATGTGGTTGAGAACTCGCATTCGGCAAAGCCGCTCATCTACAAGTTTACCGGCGTTTGGGGAAACCACGAAGGCTCGATGCTGCTCTGGGTGCTCATCCTGGTCTTCTTCGCGGCACTGGTCGGCGCCTTCGGTCGCAACTTGCCTGCAGATCTCAGGGCGGTGACCTTGTCTGTGCAGGCCTGGGTCACGGCCGGCTTCCTCCTGTTCCTGCTGGCCACTTCGAACCCGTTCAACCGGATTGCCAATCCGCCGCTTGAGGGGGCGGACCTCAATCCGATCCTGCAGGACATCGGCCTCGCGATCCATCCGCCGTTGCTCTATGTCGGCTATGTCGGCTTTTCGATCACATTCTCCTTTGCGGTGGCGGCGCTTATTCTGGGGCGCATTGATGCCGCCTGGGCGCGGTGGGTCCGGCCGTGGACGTTGCTCGCCTGGTGTTTCCTGACCCTCGGCATCGCCATGGGCTCCTACTGGGCCTATTACGAACTCGGCTGGGGTGGCTGGTGGTTCTGGGATCCGGTTGAAAACGCCAGCTTCATGCCCTGGCTTTCCGGCACCGCACTTCTCCATTCGGCGATCGTCATGGAAAAACGCGAAGCACTCAAGGTCTGGACCGTGCTTCTGGCGATTTTCACCTTCTCGCTGTCGCTGCTCGGCACGTTCCTCGTGCGCTCCGGTGTCCTGACTTCCGTGCATGCCTTTGCCACCGATCCGGCGCGCGGTGTGTTCATCCTGGCGTTGCTCTGCCTCTTCATCGGCGGGTCCCTGTCGCTTTACGCCTGGCGGGCACCGCTTCTCAAGCAGGGGGGGCTGTTTGCGCCGATCAGCCGTGAAGGCGGCCTGGTCCTGAACAACCTGTTTCTGACGGCGGCCTGCGCAGCGGTTTTTGTCGGCACGCTCTATCCGCTTGTGCTCGATGCCATCACCGGAGAAAAAATCTCGGTCGGTGCGCCGTTCTTCAATCTGACTTTCGGTCCGCTGATGGTGCCGCTTCTGCTGGCCATCCCCTTCGGGCCGGTGCTGTCCTGGAAACGCGGTGATCTGGCAGCTGCCTGCCAACGGCTCTACGCGGCCTTAGGTCTTGCGCTCGTGATGACGCTGGTTGCCTTCTGGGCCTGGGGGCTCGACATGGTGCTCGCGCCGCTGGGTGTCGGTCTGGGTGTCTGGGTCATGGCGGGTGCCGTTTCGGAGATCATCACTCGCGTCAAGTTCTTCGAGATCGGTCCGAAGCGCGGGGTCGCCCGGCTGGTCGGTCTGCCAGGCTCCGCCTGGGGCACGGCTGTCGCCCATTTCGGTGTTGGAGTCACCGTGCTCGGCATTGTCACCGCTTCGGCCTTCCAGGAAGAGCAGGTGCTGACGATGCGCCCGGGCGAAACGGTTAAGGTGGCGGGCTACCAGTTCACCTTCGACGGTGCAGCGCCGAGGCGAGGGCCGAACTACACCGAAGAGGTCGGCCATTTCACCATCCGGCAGGGCGGAACGGTGGTCGCGGAACTCGATCCGTCCAAGCGCGTCTACACGGCGCGGCAGATGCCGACCACGGAAGCCGGCATTCACACGGTCGGGTTCTCTCAGCTCTACCTGTCTCTGGGCGAGAGCCGGGGAGACGGCGCTGTAGACGTGCGGGTCTACTACAAGCCCCTGATCACCCTCATCTGGATCGGCTGCGTGATCATGTCGCTTGGCGCGGTTTTCTCCATGGCCGACCGGCGTTTGAGGATCGGGGCGCCGAAACCGGCGCGCAAGCGGCAGGCATCGCCGGCAGCCGCGGAGTAGACCATGTTCCGTTCTTTCCTTTCCTGTCTGATCCTTGCGTTTGGCCTGGTTGCGTCACCCGCACTGGCGGTGGCCCCGGACGAAATTCTGGATGATCCGGCACTTGAAGCACGTGCCAGGGCATTGTCGGCCGAGTTGCGCTGCATGGTCTGCCAGAACCAGTCGATCGACGACAGCGATGCGCCTCTGGCCAAGGATCTGCGGGTCCTTGTGCGTGAACGGCTCGTGGCTGGTGACAGCGATGGCCAGGTGATCGACTACCTCGTGTCGCGGTACGGCGAATTCGTGCTGCTCAAACCGAGATTTGCCTGGCATACGCTGGTGCTTTGGGCCGCAGGGC
This genomic interval from Labrenzia sp. VG12 contains the following:
- a CDS encoding glycosyltransferase codes for the protein MTKQNIGSLLMISLHGYVAGSPELGKPDTGGQVVFVLELAKRFARLGYRVDVLTRQFEDQPAEDVINENLRVVRIPFGGKAFIRKEDMHDWYGDFVTNALAMIRHRKLEYDVINSHYWDAGVAGQKIAEELQVPHIHTPHSLGWWKQHDMAGAGAEEMAGYRFEERIQKEFVLYRNCDHVIATTEQQTDLIVEHYQMPRDHITMIPPGIDEGRFTPATPDNVASARRKHDFRETDIYVVGRAAENKGYDLVIEALPSLLKLQPDARLVLAAGANSQSDKALLAQWKQVAAEKGVSDAISWRGYVADEDLADYYRGPGIFALPSRYEPFGMTAVEAMACGTPTVVTIHGGLFEQIEFGRHALVADPKRPDEFAAMLNMPMQYSWLREKLSVEGARFARRVFGWTGIARRTLQVFEHFKGRYDDLRTDDIMLG
- a CDS encoding PepSY domain-containing protein, yielding MSRTGITIVKQIVAFFVLIFALITPAQAACLSQGEAQQVVASGKAATFGAVRGRVKGEVLKAQLCQQGGGYVYVVSVKNGSKVTTVTVNASR
- a CDS encoding response regulator transcription factor, whose protein sequence is MRILVVEDDTDLNRQLVTALEEAGYVVDSATDGEDGHFLGDTEPYDAVVLDLGLPTLDGLSVLENWRRDGRTMPVLILTARDRWSDKVAGIDAGADDYVAKPFHMEEILARVRALVRRAAGHASNELTCGPVRLDLRAGKVTVDGSSVKLTSHEYRLLSYLLHHQGKVISRTELTEHLYDQDFDRDSNTVEVFVGRLRKKIGSDMIETIRGLGYRLGAASDD
- a CDS encoding ATP-binding protein, translating into MTTDPTGEDANRTAARPQRSLATRLVVVAAVWSIIALALAGVFLVSLYQRSSERAFDAQLDVHIKALIAEMLETDTTFVKGVAKTTVTEPTYRGDPRFSLPLSGWYWTVREGDSQAILYASDSLVGDPLNTPAMGEAEESAGFIAGPTGDEIRVLQQKISIEETPYVIAVGAATAGFWADISEFARLVTLTLCLVGLGLILAIFFQVKVGLRPLFRLKASLAAVRQGDADKIDEALPREIAPLAVELNALIVSNREIVERARTHVGNLAHGLKTPLSVISNEARASGGPLAEKVSEQATIMSTQIQHHLERARMAAQRRVIGVSCDTEPVLARLIRAMGKIYRDKGIEPEFHQATSIRFRGEAQDLEEMSGNLIDNACKWAASRVRVRVAALDDPATNRDMFEIIVEDDGPGLTPDQRAEAVKRGRRLDETVPGTGLGLSIVADLAALYGGSFTLDGSDLGGLKARLVLPALRRE
- a CDS encoding RT0821/Lpp0805 family surface protein, which encodes MPLRGATCVALATILAGCSMTSGSRDAGGWGSFFGDPNANVSGTEANTAISVLVNNEFGDALDPSDRKAAEAAQDRALRARGVGVSVAWQNERTGRSGQVRPGPVYFVNDTSCREFTHEMVLNGRVLKARGAACETERGNWQVIG
- the ccmI gene encoding c-type cytochrome biogenesis protein CcmI encodes the protein MVFWILIACLTALAALSVLVPLARSGRQHTAEAAKADEAVYRDQLNAIETELERGFIDAETAEAARTETARRLLAANQRAADEPRQSHQGARLRAAQGVALLVLPVAACGLYLFLGSPGEPDQPLQARLSAPAEGQSVDVLVARVERHLANDPEDGQGWAVIAPVYLRRGQPEASANAYANALRLLGPRQDWLTDMGEAITIANRGLVTADARRAFEQAVELEPTAVKPRFFLAIALGQEGRKEDAVAAWQALLEGADETEIWVPAARQELAALTWQGPEGESRPGSSREDIAAAGDMTAEDRQAMIMNMVDGLASRLDSDGGSVEEWNRLINAYMVLGNKPEAEAALAKALAAYKESPEQLSVIKDAAGQLGLSGS
- the ccmE gene encoding cytochrome c maturation protein CcmE, whose protein sequence is MTRKQRRLTLIGSAGAVLAVALGLILFALNDQIVFFQSPTDITQQAIPDGQRIRLGGLVEEGSVVRSDNAEVRFRVTDTANAVAVTYKGILPDLFREGQGVVTEGIIGPDGVFVADSVLAKHDENYMPKEVAEALKDQGHWQGGEETAN
- a CDS encoding heme lyase CcmF/NrfE family subunit — protein: MIVEFGHYALVLAFALALVQSVLPLWGALSKDDRLMAIAPPVSVTMFFLVLLSFVALTAAYLNSDFSVQNVVENSHSAKPLIYKFTGVWGNHEGSMLLWVLILVFFAALVGAFGRNLPADLRAVTLSVQAWVTAGFLLFLLATSNPFNRIANPPLEGADLNPILQDIGLAIHPPLLYVGYVGFSITFSFAVAALILGRIDAAWARWVRPWTLLAWCFLTLGIAMGSYWAYYELGWGGWWFWDPVENASFMPWLSGTALLHSAIVMEKREALKVWTVLLAIFTFSLSLLGTFLVRSGVLTSVHAFATDPARGVFILALLCLFIGGSLSLYAWRAPLLKQGGLFAPISREGGLVLNNLFLTAACAAVFVGTLYPLVLDAITGEKISVGAPFFNLTFGPLMVPLLLAIPFGPVLSWKRGDLAAACQRLYAALGLALVMTLVAFWAWGLDMVLAPLGVGLGVWVMAGAVSEIITRVKFFEIGPKRGVARLVGLPGSAWGTAVAHFGVGVTVLGIVTASAFQEEQVLTMRPGETVKVAGYQFTFDGAAPRRGPNYTEEVGHFTIRQGGTVVAELDPSKRVYTARQMPTTEAGIHTVGFSQLYLSLGESRGDGAVDVRVYYKPLITLIWIGCVIMSLGAVFSMADRRLRIGAPKPARKRQASPAAAE
- a CDS encoding cytochrome c-type biogenesis protein, whose product is MFRSFLSCLILAFGLVASPALAVAPDEILDDPALEARARALSAELRCMVCQNQSIDDSDAPLAKDLRVLVRERLVAGDSDGQVIDYLVSRYGEFVLLKPRFAWHTLVLWAAGPLALIAGLIAIFMALRGRSARLAGAQSEPVAKLSEEEEHRLQALLDKDD